Proteins co-encoded in one Quercus robur chromosome 8, dhQueRobu3.1, whole genome shotgun sequence genomic window:
- the LOC126696087 gene encoding uncharacterized protein LOC126696087 produces the protein MCCQIGNGKKVCIWKDKWIPSPSTYRVVSPRILLPEDATVDILIDSKHGLWKVDLVRELFLYFEVENILSIHLSTRMPPDKLVWAMMPNGTFTVKSAYWIAMEMKEAEQEGTSGNAGRSQLWKTIWLAEVPNKIKNSIWRACQNILPTKSNLFHRHVLNSDAYDQCGQSSETTSHVLLYCDFSRSVWESCNLLVDCHYTFANVVWKLSCDVGSSTISLAHFMAIAWNIWRNRNEIRHGEEPKKKENLILEVSKFISEFQAIQDPPIPSACRSQTSWLPPKPGVYKANVDGAVFKNLSSARMGVLIWDDKGQVVATLSQHICAPLGPLEVEAKAMEAAMIFGRDVDIQDINFEGNSLQVCNCLHGTSKAPPAIANEGRQQSAHILAQHAQFVGDFVAWVEETPSFLETAIAFDVPDCL, from the exons ATGTGTTGTCAAATTGGAAATGGTAAGAAGGTTTGTATTTGGAAGGATAAGTGGATTCCATCCCCATCTACATATAGGGTTGTGTCACCTAGAATTCTATTACCTGAAGATGCAACAGTTGATATTCTGATTGACTCTAAGCACGGGTTATGGAAGGTTGATCTTGTAAGGGaattgttcttatattttgaagTTGAAAATATCTTAAGTATCCATTTGAGTACTCGTATGCCTCCAGATAAATTGGTTTGGGCTATGATGCCTAATGGTACATTCACAGTTAAAAGTGCCTATTGGATTGCTATGGAAATGAAAGAAGCAGAGCAAGAAGGAACTTCTGGTAATGCTGGCCGAAGCCAGCTTTGGAAAACTATCTGGTTAGCTGAGGTGCCTAATAAAATCAAAAACTCTATTTGGCGGGCTTGTCAAAATATCCTTCCTACAAAATCCAACCTTTTTCATCGGCATGTGCTCAATTCTGATGCTTATGACCAGTGTGGCCAAAGTAGTGAGACGACAAGTCATGTGTTGCTATATTGTGACTTTTCCAGGTCTGTGTGGGAGTCTTGTAATCTACTGGTGGATTGTCATTACACTTTTGCTAATGTGGTTTGGAAGCTAAGTTGTGATGTGGGATCATCGACTATTTCTCTTGCTCATTTCATGGCAATTGCATGGAATATATGGAGGAATAGAAACGAAATTAGACATGGTGAGGAGccgaagaagaaggaaaatttgATCCTCGAAGTGTCCAAGTTTATCTCTGAGTTTCAAGCTATTCAAGACCCTCCAATACCTTCTGCTTGTCGCTCCCAAACTAGTTGGTTACCTCCCAAGCCAGGTGTCTATAAAGCTAATGTGGATGGCGctgtttttaaaaatctttctAGTGCTAGAATGGGTGTTCTTATTTGGGACGATAAGGGTCAAGTTGTGGCAACTTTAAGCCAGCATATTTGTGCTCCTTTGGGTCCTCTTGAGGTTGAAGCCAAGGCTATGGAAGCAGCTATGATTTTTGGAAGAGATGTTGATATTCAGGATATTAATTTCGAGGGGAATTCTCTGCAAGTCTGCAACTGCCTACATGGAACCTCCAAAGCCCCTCCTGCTATTGCTAAT GAGGGAAGGCAACAGTCTGCCCATATTTTAGCTCAACATGCTCAATTTGTTGGTGATTTTGTGGCATGGGTTGAGGAAACCCCCAGTTTCTTAGAAACTGCTATTGCCTTTGATGTACCGGATTGTTTATGA